From the genome of Drosophila melanogaster chromosome 2L, one region includes:
- the Bub1 gene encoding Bub1 kinase, isoform C, translating into MAMHSYMRQGSGSGGGAGAVAAGAPPLASPDEMHGFLNDKQAWEHAISLYQGPDPLDHWYNYICWYENHAQSDPELKYRETLERCLTVYEHNDYYRQDVRLVRLWLKYIAMQTDPLHFYQVLFQRGTGRQVAAFYIGWAAYYESREEYKDAEAVFNLAFQEKAQSTSELQHAHTKFAYARSLFYQRQQQQQQQQQQHQQHPPQDALQQLTNYAQQQMPQSYNQHRPQPYQQNVYQQYHPQAQAHQAPQPHQPAPQQQLPPEQQVPYQTHYQERPRYEPHPATQSPTAIPPSQVQQQSHYAPVAESHYAPAQQSQLPPQQTTVPQLHAQQPQQQQNGNGNPPPQQSPPVTNEVAGLRLPRNFHAYGRNNHETWKPALTLEEPDDPSRVCHYAKQLVYPPGAGVEYSPEEILARKFKQLMDQKAKPSEPPEQEQQTLYDSYETEKSYYMTAVDGALYGQNTSSGQENTGEEDEDNDAEEGEEEEDGGEENEEDDSDEEEEDDEEEEEHSGPYTNGVQFSAQTTFEQENRSIKIKFRKEPSSTYSAYTIENVYQQQQQQQQEQHQIIHQPPQAVHHPSPDPAPASPIPIQRQRNGSHHHFHPYMLGQTSTPKSEANGYRRARTKVKRSKFQPDLCSNSNSASSVADVASSSVLAGAPGTFNDNANFSFSSATALDNSNSSLALAVDRLNFRDTSQQQILHPVNKTLQIHNNNNNTSNNNNGTSTMADFSTFQENSYFATQHDTEAQERRLSKAVETIARHMDKEAIDPFNSELCRAFLAKLDFPGNHDAHASYKIVQTPLPKISNTRTLNVLEGVTFSIDKEVGRGSYGSVYKATDSRTGNVVALKYQKPPNTWEIYICDQVLKRIKEPEVLPGVMDISTAIIAPNASLIATEFSPFGSLLDINNKIRQATTKVMHESLVMHFSAQICNIVDHLHRQHIIHADIKPDNFLLMRVPNVDSPLPSLRLIDFGCAIDMTLFPDGEKTKFRKVVQTDGFTCIEMQEGRSWSYETDLFCIAATVHVMLFGDYMQPQKKGSSWEIRQKLPRYLKKHVWTKFFGDLLNMQADKLPALHEMRLIFEEEAYRMDSELQKQIRTLSNILHRR; encoded by the exons ATGGCCATGCACTCGTACATGCGCCAGGGATCGGGTtccggaggaggagcaggagcagtcGCAGCTGGAGCACCGCCGCTGGCCAGCCCGGACGAGATGCACGGCTTCCTGAACGACAAGCAGGCTTGGGAGCACGCCATATCCCTGTACCAGGGTCCTGATCCACTCGATCATTGGTACAACTACATCTGCTGGTACGAGAATCACGCGCAAAGCGATCCGGAGCTAAAGTACCGCGAAACTCTGGAGCGCTGCCTGACGGTGTATGAGCACAATGACTACTATCGCCAGGATGTCCGTTTGGTGCGGCTGTGGCTGAAGTACATAGCCATGCAAACGGATCCACTCCATTTCTACCAGGTGCTTTTTCAGCGAGGAACTGGTCGCCAGGTGGCCGCCTTCTACATTGGATGGGCTGCCTATTACGAGTCTCGCGAGGAGTATAAGGATGCGGAGGCGGTGTTTAACTTGGCCTTCCAGGAGAAGGCGCAGAGCACTTCCGAGCTGCAGCACGCCCACACCAAGTTCGCCTATGCCAGGTCTCTTTTTTaccagcggcaacagcagcaacaacagcaacaacagcagcaccagcaacatccCCCGCAGGATGCACTGCAGCAACTCACGAACTATGCACAGCAGCAGATGCCACAGAGCTATAATCAACACCGTCCCCAGCCATATCAGCAGAATGTCTATCAGCAATATCATCCGCAGGCGCAGGCACATCAAGCCCCACAGCCTCATCAGCCGGCGCCACAACAGCAACTGCCGCCAGAACAACAGGTCCCCTATCAGACACACTACCAGGAGCGGCCGCGCTATGAACCACATCCTGCAACTCAGTCCCCAACAGCAATACCACCATCCCAAGTCCAGCAACAATCGCATTATGCTCCTGTGGCAGAG tcCCATTATGCACCAGCCCAACAGTCACAGTTGCCGCCGCAACAAACTACAGTACCGCAGTTGCACgcacagcagccgcagcagcaacaaaacgGCAACGGCAATCCACCTCCTCAACAAAGTCCTCCGGTGACAAATGAAGTGGCTGGCCTACGCTTGCCGCGCAATTTCCACGCCTACGGGCGCAACAACCATGAGACATGGAAGCCGGCTCTAACGCTTGAAGAGCCTGATGATCCCTCGCGCGTGTGCCACTATGCCAAGCAGTTGGTATATCCACCAGGAGCAGGCGTCGAGTACAGTCCCGAAGAGATACTAGCCCGCAAGTTTAAGCAGTTAATGGATCAAAAAGCCAAGCCATCGGAGCCGCCAGAACAAGAACAGCAAACTCTTTATGATTCCTACGAAACTGAGAAATCTTACTATATGACTGCTGTGGATGGAGCTCTTTACGGGCAGAACACCAGCAGTGGTCAGGAGAATACAGGTGAGGAAGATGAGGACAATGACGCCGAGGAGGGagaagaggaggaggatggTGGTGAAGAGAACGAGGAAGATGACTCTGATGAAGAGGAGGAAGACGATGAAGAGGAAGAGGAGCATAGCGGACCGTACACAAATGGCGTGCAGTTCAGTGCGCAAACCACTTTCGAGCAAGAAAATCGATCGATTAAGATCAAGTTCAGGAAGGAGCCCAGCAGCACCTACAGTGCCTATACCATAGAGAATGTttaccagcaacaacagcagcagcagcaggagcagcatcaAATAATCCATCAGCCTCCGCAGGCAGTACATCATCCTTCGCCGGACCCGGCACCTGCTTCTCCGATTCCCATCCAGCGTCAACGCAACGGAAGCCACCACCACTTCCATCCCTACATGCTGGGCCAGACCTCGACGCCGAAGAGCGAGGCGAATGGCTATCGCAGGGCACGCACCAAAGTTAAGCGCAGCAAGTTCCAGCCGGATctctgcagcaacagcaactcgGCATCCTCGGTGGCTGATGTGGCCTCGAGTAGTGTGCTCGCCGGAGCACCTGGCACATTTAATGACAATGCAAACTTTTCGTTCTCCAGTGCCACAGCTTTGGATAACTCAAATAGCTCGCTGGCCTTGGCTGTTGATAGACTTAACTTCCGCGACACATCGCAACAGCAGATCCTCCATCCGGTCAATAAGACCTTACAAattcacaacaacaacaataacaccagcaacaacaataatggcACTAGCACCATGGCCGATTTCTCCACATTTCAAGAGAACTCGTACTTCGCCACTCAGCACGACACGGAGGCCCAGGAGCGTCGGCTATCGAAGGCCGTTGAAACGATAGCCCGCCACATGGACAAGGAGGCCATCGATCCGTTCAACAGCGAACTGTGCCGCGCTTTTCTCGCCAAGCTAGATTTTCCGGGTAATCACGATGCCCATGCCAGTTACAAGATTGTCCAAACGCCACTGccaaaaatatccaacactCGCACGCTGAACGTCCTGGAAGGCGTTACCTTTAGCATCGACAAGGAGGTGGGTCGCGGCTCATATGGCTCGGTTTATAAAGCCACTGATTCTCGGACCGGCAATGTAGTGGCGCTCAAGTATCAGAAGCCCCCAAACACCTGggagatatacatatgtgatcag GTGCTGAAACGCATCAAGGAGCCAGAGGTGTTGCCTGGCGTTATGGACATTTCCACGGCGATCATCGCCCCAAACGCTAGTCTAATAGCCACCGAGTTCTCACCGTTCGGTTCGCTGCTGGACATCAACAACAAGATCCGCCAGGCAACCACCAAAGTAATGCACGAATCGCTGGTGATGCACTTCTCCGCACAGATCTGCAATATCGTGGACCACCTGCATCGCCAGCACATCATCCATGCGGACATTAAACCGGACAACTTCCTGCTAATGCGTGTGCCCAATGTGGACAGTCCGTTGCCATCGCTACGTTTGATTGACTTCGGCTGTGCTATCGATATGACCCTGTTCCCGGACGGTGAGAAGACCAAGTTCCGGAAGGTGGTGCAAACGGATGGCTTCACCTGCATCGAGATGCAGGAGGGACGCAGCTGGTCCTACGAAACGGATCTCTTCTGCATCGCGGCGACCGTTCATGTGATGCTCTTCGGTGACTATATGCAGCCGCAAAAGAAGGGCTCCAGCTGGGAAATACGACAAAAGCTGCCGCGTTACCTCAAAAAGCATGTGTGGACCAAGTTCTTCGGGGATCTGCTCAACATGCAGGCGGACAAACTGCCAGCGCTGCATGAGATGCGTCTCATCTTCGAGGAGGAGGCGTACCGCATGGACTCCGAGCTGCAGAAGCAGATACGCACCCTATCCAACATCCTGCATCGACGATAA